Part of the Sporosarcina sp. FSL K6-2383 genome is shown below.
GGAGTTCGCTAATTTCAATATCATGAGTGTTTTATTTTATTTCATCGATAGATTCAAAGTGTTACAATGATTCCTAATAGGAGGGATTGACATATGCGATTAACCGTTTACCTAGCAGGAGAAATTCACAGTTCATGGCGAGAAGAAGTAAAACTGAAAGTAGCGGCACTGAACTTGCCTATCGACTTCGTTGGTCCGATGGAAGACCATGATCGTTCCGACAACATCGGAGAAGAAATTTTAGGGAAGCAACCTAGCCCTATTTTCAAAGATGCCGCGGCGTCCAACTTCAATAATTTACGCACAGAGATTTTAATGAAGAAAGCCGATATCGTTATTGCCCTTTTCGGCGAACAATATAAACAATGGAATACAGCAATGGATGCCAGCGCCGCCGCTGCATTCGACAAACCACTCATCCTTATTCGTAACGAAGCACATCACCACGCACTGAAAGAACTATCGCGCAAAGCGCACGCCACCGTCGAAACCGTCGACCAAGCCGTGAAAGCATTACATTATATTTTTGAATAAAATCGAATGGACCTCATTGAAATGAGGTCCATTCGTCATTTACAAACTCTTAACATCCCCTTCATACTCTCTCAACATTCCTTCGTTATGATAAATAAAGCAAGAATGATATCGACTTTACTAACGATAAAATAGAGCTCCAACATTAATGAGGAGGATACTCATCATGACCTTACAAGTAGAGCGTAAAAAGGATGTACAATTACAAGTTATGAAAAACACAAATTGGAATAAACCCGTCTACGAAACAAATGGATTGAACCTGTGGTATGGAACGACTCACGCTCTCAAAAATATTGATCTGTCTATTAACGAAAAAGAAGTGACAGCAATCATCGGACCTTCCGGCTGTGGTAAATCTACGTATTTAAAAACATTAAACCGCATGGTCGAGCTAGTACCTGAGGTAACGATTTCCGGTAACTTAACTTTCCAAGGTAATAATATCCTCGGGAAAGCAATGCCCGTTGAATTGTTACGTTCGAAAGTAGGTATGGTGTTTCAAAAGCCAAATCCATTCCCGAAATCCATTTATGAAAATGTTGCATTCGGTCCAAAAATTCACGGCATCCGCAATAAAGCCATGCTCGACATGGTTGTCGAAGACAGCTTACGCAAAGCCGCACTATGGGACGAAGTAAAAGACCGCCTGCACAAAAGCGCCTACGGACTTTCCGGTGGCCAGCAACAGCGTCTATGCATCGCCCGCTGCCTCGCTGTTGATCCAGAAGTCATTCTAATGGACGAGCCGACATCGGCACTCGATCCCGTTTCTACACATAAAGTAGAAGAGCTGATCGACAGTATCAAAAACGATGTCACTATCGCTATCGTCACACATAACATGCAGCAAGCTGCTCGAATTTCAGATCGCACCGCCTTTTTCCTGAACGGCGAAATCGTCGAATGCGATCGCACTGCCACCATCTTCAACAATCCAACAGACCCATTAACAAACGACTACATCAACGGTCGTTTCGGTTAATTATACTATCTATATTACCTAGACTTATGAACGTGTTAACCACAATCCAGCGCAGGCGCCTTACGGGGGTCGCCGAAACCATAAGACTAGCGGCGAAGCTGCTTGGCTTATGGTGGGAGGCATCCCCCAGCGCCAAGCGAATTTCAACGGTATATTCAAGTTAACTTACAATGTAAAAGATATCCTCATCCCAGGATGTCTTTTTTAATTCATCAAACTTAACATTTACAAATCATTTACACTTTCATCATACTCACTTTACATTCAGCCCTTATACTAACAATTGAAAGAGCAAATCTTTCAACAAAAAATCCGTTTTGGGAGGACAATTCAAATGTCATTTAAAAAGTATCTTTTATTCCTAGTAGTGGCTGCACTCGCAGTTATCACAGCAGCATGTGGCGGGGCGGATTCAGGAACAGATAACAAAGATAATACTGATTCAACAACACCAGCAACAGAAAGCAAAGTCGAAGACAGTCAATCAGCCGATTTAGAAGGTAGTGTAACAATTGACGGCTCTGGAACAGTTTACCCGTTAATGGCTAGAATCGCTGAAGAATATATGATCAATGAACAAGAAGCAGTTTCTGTCGAAGTAAGCCGCGCGGGAACAAGCGCTGGATTCAAAAAGTTTTTAGTTGAAAACGGCACAGACTTTAACGATGCTTCTCGTAATATCAAAGAAGAAGAACAAGCTGAAGCTGACAGCCTTGGTATCGAAGTAAAAGAGTTAAAAGTAGCATTGGATGGCTTAACGTTCGTCATTAACAAAGACAATGACTGGGCTACAGAAATGACACCTGAACAACTCGTCAGCATTTTTAAAGCAGATAGCGGAATCGTACAATGGTCTGACATCAATCCAGACTGGCCTGCTGAAGACATCAAAGCAATGGGACCAAACGAAAACCACGGAACGTATGAGTTCTTCTATGAAAGTATTCTTGATAAGCAAGACCTAGTAAGCACAGTCAATCTCCAACAAGATTATTCAACACTTGTCAACTTAGTATCTGAAGACAAAAATGGTATTGCATTCTTCGGTTTCGGTTACTACGTCAACAACCAAGATAAGCTAGGCGCAGTACATGTAGACTTCGGAAGTGGTCCAGTTGAACCATCACTTGATACTATTTCAGAGGATGGCGACTATGCCGACTTTACACGCCCTGTCTTTACTTACTTGAATGTGGATAATGCAAAAGACAAAGCACAAGTACTAGACTTCGCAATCTATGCAATGAACAATGTCAATACATTTGCAGGAGAAACGGGCTTCGCACCGATTCCTGATGCAGAAGCAAAAGCCAATGTAGATTTCTTAAACGGCTTGAAATAATACAACATAAGATGATGGGTGCTAATTCCACCAGTGGCCGTAACTTACACCAGCAAAGAACTTCTGCTGATGAAGTTACGGCTCATCTTCTTATTACCTATACATGGTAGAAGGAGTGCTTGGCACAATGTCCACAACCAATAAAGAGCCCAATATCCGGGAATTGATTGAACAAAAAAGGCAATCAAGAAACATCAAAGAACTATTTGAAAAAGCGATTCCTACCCTTCTGTTCTTGATCGCTTCTGTGTCCATTTTAACGACAATTGGGATTATCTATACATTACTATCTGAGACGATTGAGTTTTTCAGACGCGTACCGTTTATTGACTTTTTCACGGGAACTGTACTCAAACCACTGAGTCAAACACCTGAATTCGGCGTGCTCCCTCTCATCCTGGGAACGGTCACTTCGTCACTCATTGCCATGCTTGTCGCTGTCCCTATCGGACTCATGACAGCTATCTATTTAAGTGAATACGCGTCAGAACGTGTACGAAAAGTTGTTAAACCATTATTAGAAGTTCTTGCAGGGGTTCCAACGATTGTCTATGGCTTTTTCGCCTTCACATTCGTCACACCCTTATTACGCGAAGTAATTCCAAATCTACAGGCCACAAATATTTTAAGTCCAGGTATTGTTATGGGCGTCATGATCATTCCGATGATTGCTTCCTTATCAGAGGATGCTATGAGCTCTGTACCACAAGCTATGCGTGATGGTGCACTCGGTTTAGGTTCAACTAAACTAGAAGTGACAAGAAAAGTCGTCATCCCCGCTGCCCTATCAGGCATCATCGCCTCCTTCGTACTCGGCATTTCGCGAGCGATTGGTGAAACGATGATTGTGACTATTGCAAGTGGTAGCACGAAAAACTTTACATTCGACATTACACAGTCTATGCAGACGATGACCGCTTATATCGTCGAAGTAACCGGTGGAGATGCTGCCACTGGATCGACTGTTTACTATAGCCTTTATGCAGTTGCCATGACATTATTCGTCTTCACACTCGTGATGAATATCATTGCAAGAGCCGTTTCACGTAAATTTAGGGAGGAATATTAATATGGAGCAAGTGAATCAAGGTAGCGTTACACGGAGAGTTAATTTCAGATTGCTACTGAATAGCTTTGCTAAATTCATCTTTCTGCTGTCCACACTGTTTGGACTTATTATCCTAGCTGTCCTGATCTATCGTGTTGTCTCCCAAGGTATCGGATGGATCAATATGGATTTCCTAACAGGTAAGCTATCTACTCGCCCTGAACGAGCCGGTATTATGGGTGCGATTCTCGGTACCGCCTGGTTAATGTTTGTCGTTGTTCCTGTCACTCTGTTTTTAGGCGTTGGGACAGCACTTTATCTAGAACTATATGCTAAAAAAGGCAAACTACAAGGTCTTATTCAAACGAATATTGCTAACCTAGCAGGCGTTCCTTCTATCGTTTACGGTATTTTGGGTTTAACCGTTTTTGTCAGAGCCATGCAGTTCGGTAATATTATTTTAGCAGGCGGCTTAACGATGGCATTGCTTATTTTGCCGATTGTCATTGTTGCTAGCCAAGAAGCCATCCGGTCAGTACCCAACCATTTAAGCGAAGCCTCTTATGGAATGGGCGCTACCAAATGGCAAACGATTAAAACAACAATCTTACCCGTTGCACTACCTGGTATCCTAACGGGTGCCATTCTATCTTTATCACGTGCCATTGGGGAAACAGCACCATTAGTCGTTATCGGAATTCCAGCATTATTGATGCCTTTTCCGGGAGGCATTTTCGATAAATTCACCGTACTGCCGATGCAAATCTATTATTGGACACTCGATTCCTCACTCGTTGCAGAATACGCCAATCTAGCAGCAGCAACGATTATCGTTCTGTTAGTCGCTTTGCTCATTCTAAATTCGTCAGCTATCGTTATACGAAATAAATTCCAGAAAAGATATTGAGTTCAATAGGTCATTTGCATGGTAGTGTATTTCTTCACTCACTGCCATGCAAATGGCCTTTTTATATGGAAATAAAAAAGAAGATGCCAACAATCACGGCATCTCCAGTCTATTATTCCATTCCCATTTCTTGACGAACAACTTCGGCAATCTGTTCAACGAGTCGTTCGCAATCCTCTTCCGTTGAAGCCTCCACCATAACCCGGACAAGCGGCTCCGTGCCTGAAGGACGAACAAGCACGCGACCGTCGCCAGCCATTTCCTGCTCAACTTCTTCAATAACTTTCGCCACTCGCTCATTATCTGTTACCGCATTTTTATCAGTCACACGAATATTCACAAGTCTCTGTGGATAAATTGTCATTTCCCCAGCAAGATCAGATAGCTTTCGTCCTGTTCGTTTCATAATATTAACGAGTTGCAAACCTGTCAGTAGTCCATCACCCGTTGTATTATAATCCAGGAAAACAATATGGCCTGACTGTTCACCACCAAGATTATAATTCCCTTTTCTCATTTCTTCTACAACATAACGATCACCAACAGCTGTTGCTATACTTTCTATATCATGCTCTTCAAGCGCTTTGTAAAAGCCCAAGTTACTCATGATTGTTGAAACAACTGTATTCGATTTCAATCGGCCTTCCGATTGAAGATGACGAGCAATAATGTACATAATTTGGTCTCCATCTACGATTTGTCCATTTTCATCAACTGCGATCAAACGATCACCGTCTCCATCAAATGCCAAACCAATATGAGCACCTTTTTCAAGGACTAATTTCGCTAATTCCTCAGGGTGAGTTGAACCAACGCCATCGTTAATATTCAAGCCATTTGGAGAAGCACCCATCGTCGACAAATCCGCATCCAAATCCGCAAATAGATGTGTTGCGAGCGGGGATGTTGCACCATGCGCGCAATCGAGTGCGACATGGATACCCGTGAACTCCTCATCGACCGTCTGTTTAAGGTATTGAATATATTTATGGCCACCTTCAAAGTATTCTGTAATGGATCCAATGCTCGCTCCCACCGGACGAGGCAAAGTGTCTTCCCCCGCATTTAGCAGTAGCTCAATTTCCTCTTCCTGCTCATCCGTTAGCTTGTATCCGTCAGCACCAAAAAACTTAATGCCGTTATCTTCAACTGGGTTATGCGAAGCTGAAATCATCACGCCAGCCTGTGCATTCATAACTCTTGTTAAGTAAGCAACACCAGGTGTACTAATTACGCCAAGCGTCATCACTTCGACCCCTGTCGACAAAAGCCCTGCAATCAAGGCACTTTCAAGCATCTGACCTGAGATACGCGTATCTCTTCCGACAAGCACTTGTGATTTCCCTTGCACTTCTTTCGTTAATACATGGCCACCCATTCTACCCAGTTTAAATGCGAGCTCTGGTGTCAATTCTTTATTGGCGACTCCACGGACACCATCAGTCCCGAAATACTTTGTCATTTCCATTCTCCCTTTCAATTCCTGTACATTCAGTCGAATCCTCAGGCAAGTTCAATATGCATCGTTACTTCATCATTTGAAAGCTTCCATTTTACATTGGATGGGCCTTCTACTGAAACAACTAAAACTTTCTCTCCCTCATCTATCGTCTCCGACGCATCAATGTATACGTTGAAATCAGATTGTACCAATGCATCAATTACATTTTTTTCTGCCGTTACAGTCAATACAGTCAGACCATCCGTCGGTTTCACAAATGAGCCTTTGAATTTTTCATCAAGCCCTTTCACCGAAATAGGTATGTTTGAAAATTCTTTTGTAGCAACTTGCTCGTTATCAACCGGCAGGTTCGGGTTGGACGCTTCCTCATTGAAGTCCAACGTGGAGGCGTCTATATTCACTTTAATTTTATCCAAAGATAATTGTGAAACGCCTTTTGGTTTCTTTAATTCCACATCTAAGGTGCCCTGCCCCACAACTTCGGAAACATCCACGTCAACGACAAATTCCGTTATTTTCTCCAACACTTTACGTGAACCAAATAAGCGAATTGTTTTTTCCTCAGACGTAATACCATCGATTGTTACACCCACACTCGGTACACCACGCGTTTTTAATACAACCGGAACTTCTTTATTATATTCCTCAATTTCAACTTTGACCGTCACCTGCTCCGGAACAATCGTCACGTTCAATTTCGTCAAGTCTTTATCCAGTACACGGACTCTCGCCTGATGTTCAAATGACTTATTAATGCCCTTTTCACCTGTCACAGATGCTTTCACAAAGTTAATCGATTCAATGACACTCTTTGCACCTGTTACTTCTATCGTTCTTGGCATTACATCCATCTTCGTAACAATAAAATCTTCGGCGAGTAGACGCTCATTGAGCTCAGGGTCTACTTTAAAGGTTTCTGTAATTTTTTCTTCAATGACAACCTCAATTGTCACTGGATCTATGCGCACCCGCAGTTTATCGGAGATATTTTCAGGTATAATCTCAACAGTATGCCGCCCCAACGGTAAATCCTGTAAATCTACTTTCAAGGTGAAATCTTTCAACATCTTTGTCGATTGAACTATATTTTTCGGCCCATCTATTGTCATATCCACTTTTTCAGGCACACCCGTTACCACTAAATTCTCATTGTCATAAAAGACATCCACTGCAACATCACGGATAATATCCTGTGCATCGCCGACCGTATTATCTTCTTCTGTCACCCTGACAGACACGAACAGAGCGATGGCAAGAAATAAGGCTGTGAGTCGAAGAAACCATGGGCTATCCATTAATTTATCCATTTTTCTTCCCCCACTTCCAGATGGAGTGCTCAACCTGTTCAGGCTCTGAACCAAACCACACCTTACGTAAGCGTGTTTCAAATTCCTCCATGCTCAAGTTTCTATCCAAATCACCAGCTGCTGTAATACTAACAGCTCCTGTTTCTTCCGACACAATTACCGTGATTGCATCCGTAACTTCACTCAGCCCAATTGCCGCACGATGACGCGTCCCAAGCTCTTTTGAAATAAATGAACTCTCCGATAACGGCAAATAACAACCCGCTGCGGCAATTTGTTTTTTCTGGAGAATGACTGCTCCATCATGAAGCGGTGTATTCGGGATAAATATATTAATCAACAGCTCAGACGTTATATCTGCATGTAATGGGATACCTGTCTCGATATATTCACTAAGTCCTGTTTCTTTTTCAATGGAAATCAGTGCCCCAATTCGGCGTTTCGCCATATAACTCACAGACTTTGTCAGTGCGGTCATTAAACGTTCTCTTTCCTCATTCTCCTGTACATTCGTACGAGCGAATATACGCCCTCTCCCTAGCTGCTCAAGCGCCCGTCTTAACTCAGGCTGGAAGATAATAATAATGGCTAAAAATCCCCATTGGAGTACTTCTCCCATCAAAAAACCAATGGTATCAAGGCCGAAGACATCAGTTAAAACACTGACGAGAATAATAACGAATATTCCTTTTAGCAATTGGACCGCTTTGGTTCCCTTAATAACTTTAATAAGCTGATAAAAAACAAACCAGACAAGAAGCACATCCACAATATTAACAAGTGCTGCTACTGGACTTAAATCGATTAGTTCTCCCCACTTGGGCATGTGCTTCGCCTACCTTCTTACACAATTTCATTTGCCTACAGTATATCATACTGACGCTAGACTGTGCTTCCTTGAAAAAATCCAGATAAAAGCAAAAGCGACTGAGCGTCCGCTGTAGCGGTCCACACCAGTCGCCTTATTCACTCAGTCACCGGCTCTTCTTTTGTCGGAGCTGAGAAAACATTCTTGAAGGTTGTCTTCATCTGATACCACAGCCAATCAAATACTTTATCGATTTCCTCGCTTGTTCCCGTCACTACCGCTGTTGACGCCATATATTTAGAGCCGTGAATGACTGTAACATTGCCTTCTACCTGACCTTCAATACGCAATTCGCCGTTTTTCACAACAATATTCCCTTTCACCGTTTCACCTTCCGGCACCAGCACCGTTTGCCCTTCGACAATTAAATTCGGTTGCTTCGTCACTGAAAATTGCTGGTCGTTGCCATAGCTTGAAAAAAGTGATGCACTCATAAGAATAACGAACATAGCAGCAGCCGCCAAAAACGGATGCCTGCGCAGTAAGCGTTGAAAGCCTGCTTGAGACTTCTCCTTCGGAAGACGAGCCATGACTCCATTCACAAAGTTAGCCGGTGCTTGTATTTGGACAGCACTCCCTATAAAAGCAATAGACTCCGTTAGCCCATTCATCATTTCCTTACATTGCCCACAGCTATCCAGATGCTGTTTCAACTCCCGTTCTTCATCGCGGCTTATATCACCGTCTAAATACGCGTGCATATAATGAACGATGTGTTCCGGACACGTATTCATACTTTTCCCTCCTACATATTGCTCATCTGCTTGCGCAGTGCTTCCCGGCCTCGATGGACACGGGTTTTGACAGTTCCTAATGGCAATTTCAAAATATCACTAATTTCCTGCAAGGGTAACTCCTCGATATACCTTAAAATAATGACTGAACGGTATTTATCAGGTAGTCGACCGATTTCATAATGAATCCGTTCCTGCATTTCCATCTTTTCGACTTGCTCTTCCGGCAATTCATCGGGTGC
Proteins encoded:
- the cdaA gene encoding diadenylate cyclase CdaA, with amino-acid sequence MPKWGELIDLSPVAALVNIVDVLLVWFVFYQLIKVIKGTKAVQLLKGIFVIILVSVLTDVFGLDTIGFLMGEVLQWGFLAIIIIFQPELRRALEQLGRGRIFARTNVQENEERERLMTALTKSVSYMAKRRIGALISIEKETGLSEYIETGIPLHADITSELLINIFIPNTPLHDGAVILQKKQIAAAGCYLPLSESSFISKELGTRHRAAIGLSEVTDAITVIVSEETGAVSITAAGDLDRNLSMEEFETRLRKVWFGSEPEQVEHSIWKWGKKNG
- a CDS encoding anti-sigma factor, with protein sequence MNTCPEHIVHYMHAYLDGDISRDEERELKQHLDSCGQCKEMMNGLTESIAFIGSAVQIQAPANFVNGVMARLPKEKSQAGFQRLLRRHPFLAAAAMFVILMSASLFSSYGNDQQFSVTKQPNLIVEGQTVLVPEGETVKGNIVVKNGELRIEGQVEGNVTVIHGSKYMASTAVVTGTSEEIDKVFDWLWYQMKTTFKNVFSAPTKEEPVTE
- a CDS encoding YtoQ family protein, with amino-acid sequence MRLTVYLAGEIHSSWREEVKLKVAALNLPIDFVGPMEDHDRSDNIGEEILGKQPSPIFKDAAASNFNNLRTEILMKKADIVIALFGEQYKQWNTAMDASAAAAFDKPLILIRNEAHHHALKELSRKAHATVETVDQAVKALHYIFE
- the glmM gene encoding phosphoglucosamine mutase; translated protein: MTKYFGTDGVRGVANKELTPELAFKLGRMGGHVLTKEVQGKSQVLVGRDTRISGQMLESALIAGLLSTGVEVMTLGVISTPGVAYLTRVMNAQAGVMISASHNPVEDNGIKFFGADGYKLTDEQEEEIELLLNAGEDTLPRPVGASIGSITEYFEGGHKYIQYLKQTVDEEFTGIHVALDCAHGATSPLATHLFADLDADLSTMGASPNGLNINDGVGSTHPEELAKLVLEKGAHIGLAFDGDGDRLIAVDENGQIVDGDQIMYIIARHLQSEGRLKSNTVVSTIMSNLGFYKALEEHDIESIATAVGDRYVVEEMRKGNYNLGGEQSGHIVFLDYNTTGDGLLTGLQLVNIMKRTGRKLSDLAGEMTIYPQRLVNIRVTDKNAVTDNERVAKVIEEVEQEMAGDGRVLVRPSGTEPLVRVMVEASTEEDCERLVEQIAEVVRQEMGME
- the pstA gene encoding phosphate ABC transporter permease PstA translates to MEQVNQGSVTRRVNFRLLLNSFAKFIFLLSTLFGLIILAVLIYRVVSQGIGWINMDFLTGKLSTRPERAGIMGAILGTAWLMFVVVPVTLFLGVGTALYLELYAKKGKLQGLIQTNIANLAGVPSIVYGILGLTVFVRAMQFGNIILAGGLTMALLILPIVIVASQEAIRSVPNHLSEASYGMGATKWQTIKTTILPVALPGILTGAILSLSRAIGETAPLVVIGIPALLMPFPGGIFDKFTVLPMQIYYWTLDSSLVAEYANLAAATIIVLLVALLILNSSAIVIRNKFQKRY
- the pstB gene encoding phosphate ABC transporter ATP-binding protein PstB; the encoded protein is MTLQVERKKDVQLQVMKNTNWNKPVYETNGLNLWYGTTHALKNIDLSINEKEVTAIIGPSGCGKSTYLKTLNRMVELVPEVTISGNLTFQGNNILGKAMPVELLRSKVGMVFQKPNPFPKSIYENVAFGPKIHGIRNKAMLDMVVEDSLRKAALWDEVKDRLHKSAYGLSGGQQQRLCIARCLAVDPEVILMDEPTSALDPVSTHKVEELIDSIKNDVTIAIVTHNMQQAARISDRTAFFLNGEIVECDRTATIFNNPTDPLTNDYINGRFG
- a CDS encoding CdaR family protein, which gives rise to MDKLMDSPWFLRLTALFLAIALFVSVRVTEEDNTVGDAQDIIRDVAVDVFYDNENLVVTGVPEKVDMTIDGPKNIVQSTKMLKDFTLKVDLQDLPLGRHTVEIIPENISDKLRVRIDPVTIEVVIEEKITETFKVDPELNERLLAEDFIVTKMDVMPRTIEVTGAKSVIESINFVKASVTGEKGINKSFEHQARVRVLDKDLTKLNVTIVPEQVTVKVEIEEYNKEVPVVLKTRGVPSVGVTIDGITSEEKTIRLFGSRKVLEKITEFVVDVDVSEVVGQGTLDVELKKPKGVSQLSLDKIKVNIDASTLDFNEEASNPNLPVDNEQVATKEFSNIPISVKGLDEKFKGSFVKPTDGLTVLTVTAEKNVIDALVQSDFNVYIDASETIDEGEKVLVVSVEGPSNVKWKLSNDEVTMHIELA
- the pstC gene encoding phosphate ABC transporter permease subunit PstC, which translates into the protein MSTTNKEPNIRELIEQKRQSRNIKELFEKAIPTLLFLIASVSILTTIGIIYTLLSETIEFFRRVPFIDFFTGTVLKPLSQTPEFGVLPLILGTVTSSLIAMLVAVPIGLMTAIYLSEYASERVRKVVKPLLEVLAGVPTIVYGFFAFTFVTPLLREVIPNLQATNILSPGIVMGVMIIPMIASLSEDAMSSVPQAMRDGALGLGSTKLEVTRKVVIPAALSGIIASFVLGISRAIGETMIVTIASGSTKNFTFDITQSMQTMTAYIVEVTGGDAATGSTVYYSLYAVAMTLFVFTLVMNIIARAVSRKFREEY
- a CDS encoding PstS family phosphate ABC transporter substrate-binding protein; the encoded protein is MSFKKYLLFLVVAALAVITAACGGADSGTDNKDNTDSTTPATESKVEDSQSADLEGSVTIDGSGTVYPLMARIAEEYMINEQEAVSVEVSRAGTSAGFKKFLVENGTDFNDASRNIKEEEQAEADSLGIEVKELKVALDGLTFVINKDNDWATEMTPEQLVSIFKADSGIVQWSDINPDWPAEDIKAMGPNENHGTYEFFYESILDKQDLVSTVNLQQDYSTLVNLVSEDKNGIAFFGFGYYVNNQDKLGAVHVDFGSGPVEPSLDTISEDGDYADFTRPVFTYLNVDNAKDKAQVLDFAIYAMNNVNTFAGETGFAPIPDAEAKANVDFLNGLK